A single genomic interval of Sinorhizobium meliloti harbors:
- a CDS encoding sugar ABC transporter substrate-binding protein, with protein sequence MIRKLIAGTALGLTLMAPAASAEGLSIAFVSHSSASNTFWQAVKKGYDDACEKVGASCQLILTQTEGAVEQAVANLQAAIASRPDAIFVAIVDNNAYDNVIKEAVDAGILVLAVNVDDSEGAKGNARKAFIGQGFTAAGYSLAKAQSENFPKEGPLNLLVGVNAPGQTWSEQRAGGVTKFLEEYKAEHSDREVNITRIDSATDLALTADRIGAYLNANPDTTAYFDTGYWHAGVAKVLKDRGIEPGKVLLGGFDLVPEVLQQMEAGYVQVQVDQQPYMQGFIPVMQAYLWKTAGLTPSDVDTGQGIVTPKDVPTILELAKQGLR encoded by the coding sequence ATGATCAGGAAATTGATAGCAGGAACGGCCCTCGGGCTGACGCTGATGGCGCCAGCCGCCAGCGCGGAAGGTCTCAGCATCGCCTTCGTCAGCCATTCGTCGGCCTCGAACACGTTCTGGCAGGCGGTCAAGAAGGGCTATGACGACGCCTGCGAAAAGGTCGGCGCCTCGTGCCAGTTGATCCTCACGCAGACGGAAGGCGCGGTCGAGCAGGCCGTCGCCAATCTGCAGGCGGCGATCGCCTCCAGGCCGGACGCGATCTTCGTCGCGATCGTCGACAACAATGCCTATGACAACGTGATCAAGGAAGCCGTCGACGCCGGCATCCTGGTGCTCGCCGTCAATGTCGACGACAGCGAAGGCGCCAAGGGCAACGCCCGCAAGGCCTTCATCGGCCAGGGCTTCACCGCGGCCGGTTATTCGCTCGCCAAGGCCCAGTCGGAAAACTTCCCGAAGGAGGGCCCGCTCAACCTGCTGGTCGGCGTCAACGCGCCGGGCCAGACCTGGTCCGAGCAGCGCGCCGGCGGCGTCACGAAATTTCTGGAGGAGTACAAGGCCGAGCATTCCGACCGCGAGGTGAACATCACCCGCATCGATTCGGCCACCGACCTCGCGCTGACCGCCGACCGCATCGGCGCCTATCTCAATGCCAATCCGGACACGACCGCCTATTTCGATACCGGCTACTGGCATGCCGGCGTCGCCAAGGTCCTGAAGGATCGCGGCATAGAGCCCGGCAAGGTCCTGCTCGGCGGCTTCGACCTCGTGCCCGAGGTGCTGCAGCAGATGGAGGCCGGCTATGTTCAGGTGCAGGTCGACCAGCAACCCTACATGCAGGGCTTCATCCCGGTCATGCAGGCCTATCTCTGGAAAACCGCCGGCCTGACACCCTCCGACGTCGATACGGGGCAGGGCATCGTCACGCCGAAGGATGTGCCGACGATCCTCGAACTGGCGAAGCAGGGTCTGCGCTGA
- a CDS encoding GntR family transcriptional regulator has protein sequence MQNIKPQRVLSAIEAVGPQVYRILREQIIQAELVPGARISEAEIARSLSISRQPVREAFIKLAEEGLVQVLPQRGTYVTRISTASVMDVRFVREAIEADIVRQVAGEHEVAIVDELREQIARQKQVAHDDRAAFLRLDELFHHTLATAAGRAYAWSVIESVKAQMDRVRFLSVDDPQIGRLIEQHEQIVDAIAAGDVGGAEQALRMHLREILKSLPEIARSRAEFFDGTG, from the coding sequence ATGCAGAACATCAAACCGCAGCGCGTTCTGTCCGCGATCGAAGCTGTCGGTCCGCAGGTCTATCGCATCCTGCGCGAGCAGATCATCCAGGCGGAGCTGGTGCCCGGCGCGCGCATTTCCGAAGCCGAGATAGCAAGAAGCCTCTCGATCAGCCGCCAACCGGTTCGCGAAGCCTTCATCAAGCTGGCAGAGGAGGGGCTGGTCCAGGTGCTGCCCCAACGCGGCACCTATGTGACGCGGATTTCGACGGCATCGGTCATGGACGTGCGCTTCGTGCGCGAGGCGATCGAGGCCGACATCGTGCGCCAGGTCGCCGGCGAGCATGAGGTGGCGATCGTCGACGAACTGCGCGAACAGATCGCGCGCCAGAAGCAGGTGGCGCATGACGATCGCGCCGCGTTCCTGCGGCTGGACGAACTCTTCCACCACACGCTCGCGACGGCCGCCGGCCGCGCCTATGCCTGGAGCGTCATCGAAAGCGTCAAGGCGCAGATGGACCGCGTCCGGTTTCTGAGCGTCGACGACCCGCAGATCGGTCGGCTGATCGAACAGCACGAGCAGATCGTCGATGCGATCGCTGCAGGTGACGTCGGCGGGGCAGAGCAGGCGCTGCGCATGCATCTGCGCGAAATTCTGAAATCTTTGCCCGAGATCGCGCGATCGCGGGCGGAGTTCTTCGACGGCACGGGGTGA